A stretch of Apostichopus japonicus isolate 1M-3 chromosome 9, ASM3797524v1, whole genome shotgun sequence DNA encodes these proteins:
- the LOC139974570 gene encoding hephaestin-like protein isoform X2, translating into MNLKRNLRSLLLVAAFVVVTFEGVSAKDRVYFIGVKEIEWDYTPSGKNLIKDVEFSKDGYEADYVIAGPNRIGSTYKKAVYRAYTDNTYTTELDHPEHLGILGPMLIGEVGDRLVLHFKNTGSYPATMHPHGVFYNKDSEGAIYEDNTEGSDKADDGVQPGDSHTYIWVGNERAGPTEDEDGCAHWLYHSHIESTVGTNSGLLGPMLICRKGFLRSDGSRRDVDRVFFLMMTVIDENSSHYIEENVRTFVTGNPEDVDLEDGDFLESNLMRSINGYMYGNLPGLDMCSGDRIEWNIFCTGTEVDVHSITFYGNSLNFRGHTEKTISITPAISLNAFMTARNQGTWMLTSDVTTHFWAGMQALYTVNSCGQSPSEPEGLEGDTRRYYIAAVEQEWDYAPTGMNGEHSLTDESRPESTYFSKTGNRIGGVYLKALYREFEDSNFTVQKERTAEEEHLGFLGPVIRAEVGDTIEVVFKNKASRNYSIHAQGVYYNKSNEGALYNDGSTEHDDDMVTPGSTYTYTWLIPEYMTPTDLDGDCATWMYQSQVDPVRDAYSGLIGPILVCKDGSLDGNMERGADAEFFLLFMNMDENWSHYLDHNIMNYIDNPSEVDQTDGDFIESNNMRGINGYLYSNLPGLDVCVGDRVSWHLASFGKESDMHMAVFEQQSLVSNGLRRDLVPLYPGTAQSFSIDEITPGKWSVTCYVATHFEGGTQAAITVDQSCGTYTPIDTPVGEVFYFAAVEMDWNYAPVRYDPVRSQSLDDEDSPGNVFVRRDDHLLGSTYKKAVYRRFEDSSFSQQVTREESWGILGHPIHVEVGDSFQVVFKNMASRSYGFYIHGVQWVNFDEGVEKNGVAPDGTFTFDFVATEGPSDMEAACAPFLYMSLVDLARDAATGLVGPLVVCREGILDDGIRKDVAKELFLFFMVFDENKSWYLDDNIQTLAGKPNEVDKGDPEFQEGNLMHGINGLLYNNLKGLQVSFNQSTEWYLMGLGDEVDLHTVHFHGQTILYRHERQHVADVYELGPGVTAAVRMIADNPGEWLLHCHVNDHILGGMETTFIVNEPEGAGATIVQPITLTLIFLTGLIQAFLLLI; encoded by the exons TTACGAAGCGGATTACGTAATCGCAGGTCCCAACCGGATCGGATCTACGTATAAGAAGGCGGTATATAGAGCCTATACTGACAATACGTACACCACCGAGCTTGATCATCCAGAGCACCTTGGTATACTTGGACCTATGCTTATAGGAGAGGTCGGTGACAGACTGGTTCTACATTTTAAGAATACAGGCTCTTATCCTGCGACAATGCATCCTCATGGTGTTTTCTACAATAAGGATTCTGAAG GTGCCATATATGAGGACAATACAGAAGGGAGCGATAAAGCAGATGATGGTGTCCAACCGGGCGACAGCCACACCTACATATGGGTCGGTAATGAGAGGGCTGGACCCACCGAGGATGAGGATGGCTGTGCTCATTGGCTGTACCACTCACATATCGAAAGTACTGTCGGTACAAACAGTGGACTGCTTGGACCCATGCTCATATGCAGGAAAG GTTTTCTCCGGTCAGATGGCTCGAGAAGAGATGTTGACAGAGTTTTCTTCCTCATGATGACAGTGATAGATGAAAACTCCAGCCATTATATCGAAGAGAATGTTCGTACCTTCGTAACTGGGAATCCTGAAGACGTAGATCTTG AGGATGGTGACTTTCTGGAGAGTAATCTTATGCGTTCCATTAATGGATACATGTACGGAAACCTACCCGGGTTGGATATGTGCTCTGGAGATCGTATTGAATGGAACATATTCTGTACCGGGACAGAAGTTGATGTTCATTCCATCACATTCTATGGGAATAGCCTG AATTTCCGTGGCCACACAGAAAAGACCATCTCAATCACGCCAGCTATCAGCTTAAACGCCTTCATGACAGCTCGGAACCAGGGTACCTGGATGTTGACATCTGACGTCACGACACATTTTTGGG CTGGAATGCAAGCATTGTACACCGTGAATTCTTGTGGGCAGTCTCCATCGGAGCCCGAAGGCCTAGAGGGGGACACTCGGAGGTACTACATAGCAGCCGTGGAGCAGGAATGGGACTACGCTCCGACTGGTATGAATGGAGAACATTCCTTAACAGACGAATCCAG ACCGGAGTCGACGTACTTCTCCAAGACCGGAAACCGTATAGGTGGGGTGTATCTCAAAGCTCTGTACAGAGAATTTGAAGACAGTAATTTTACTGTGCAAAAAGAGAGGACTGCCGAAGAGGAACACCTTGGTTTCCTTGGACCGGTGATTAGGGCAGAAGTGGGCGATACCATAGAGGTCGTCTTCAAGAATAAAGCAAGTCGAAACTATAGCATTCACGCACAAGGCGTGTATTACAACAAGTCCAACGAGGGCGCTCTTTACAACGACGGATCTACTG AGCATGATGATGATATGGTGACTCCAGGATCAACCTACACCTATACATGGCTAATCCCTGAGTACATGACCCCAACGGATCTAGATGGCGATTGTGCCACCTGGATGTATCAATCACAGGTTGACCCTGTCAGGGATGCATACTCTGGCCTGATTGGACCAATTCTGGTCTGTAAGGATGGATCACTAGATGGAAATATGGAG AGAGGTGCTGATGCCGAGTTTTTCCTGCTGTTTATGAATATGGATGAGAACTGGAGTCATTATTTAGACCACAATATTATGAACTACATTGATAATCCAAGTGAGGTCGACCAAACTGATGGTGACTTCATAGAATCTAATAATATGAGAG GTATCAATGGTTATCTCTACTCCAACCTGCCTGGATTAGACGTCTGTGTGGGAGACAGGGTCTCTTGGCATCTTGCATCCTTCGGCAAAGAGAGCGACATGCACATGGCGGTCTTCGAACAACAGTCCCTCGTGTCCAACGGTCTGCGTCGGGATCTGGTGCCTCTCTATCCAGGGACCGCACAGTCTTTCTCTATCGATGAAATTACCCCCG GAAAGTGGTCTGTGACCTGTTATGTAGCCACTCATTTTGAGGGTGGCACCCAAGCTGCCATTACTGTAGACCAGAGCTGCGGTACCTACACACCTATTGATACACCCGTTGGAGAGGTGTTCTACTTTGCTGCTGTAGAGATGGACTGGAACTATGCTCCTGTAAGATATGACCCGGTCAGGAGCCAGTCGTTAGACGATGAAGACAG CCCTGGAAATGTCTTCGTCCGGCGAGATGACCATCTGCTCGGCTCCACCTACAAGAAGGCTGTTTACAGAAGGTTTGAGGACAGTTCCTTCTCACAGCAAGTTACCAGAGAGGAGAGCTGGGGAATCCTGGGACACCCCATCCATGTAGAGGTCGGAGATAGCTTCCAGGTGGTTTTCAAGAATATGGCAAGCCGCTCCTATGGGTTCTACATTCACGGAGTGCAGTGGGTCAACTTTGACGAAGGTGTCGAAAAGAATGGTGTCGCACCCGACGGTACGTTCACGTTCGATTTTGTGGCTACCGAAGGACCGTCTGATATGGAGGCTGCTTGTGCCCCATTTCTATACATGTCTTTGGTCGATCTGGCACGGGACGCTGCCACGGGGCTTGTGGGTCCACTCGTGGTCTGCAGAGAGGGCATCCTGGACGACGGAATAAGGAAAGACGTGGCTAAGGAGCTGTTCTTATTCTTCATGGTGTTTGACGAGAACAAAAGCTGGTACCTCGACGATAACATCCAAACTCTCGCTGGAAAGCCAAATGAGGTGGACAAAGGTGATCCTGAATTTCAGGAGGGTAACCTGATGCATG GAATAAATGGGTTGCTCTATAACAACCTTAAAGGTTTACAAGTGTCGTTTAACCAGTCGACGGAGTGGTACCTGATGGGACTGGGTGATGAAGTCGATCTGCATACCGTTCACTTCCACGGACAGACCATCCTCTACCGTCACGAGAGACAACACGTCGCTGACGTTTACGAATTGGGACCAG GAGTTACAGCTGCAGTGAGAATGATTGCAGATAATCCCGGGGAATGGTTACTCCATTGTCATGTAAATGATCATATTCTGGGAGGCATGGAAACCACCTTTATTGTAAATG AACCAGAAGGCGCAGGGGCTACCATTGTTCAACCAATAACCCTCACACTGATATTTCTTACCGGTCTCATACAAGCATTTCTTTTGTTAATTTAG
- the LOC139974570 gene encoding hephaestin-like protein isoform X1, producing the protein MRDTCSTIKLSSLKCTDFRGALYKSISYRYTVLKGVFERNSQEDRGTKFLCSRKMNLKRNLRSLLLVAAFVVVTFEGVSAKDRVYFIGVKEIEWDYTPSGKNLIKDVEFSKDGYEADYVIAGPNRIGSTYKKAVYRAYTDNTYTTELDHPEHLGILGPMLIGEVGDRLVLHFKNTGSYPATMHPHGVFYNKDSEGAIYEDNTEGSDKADDGVQPGDSHTYIWVGNERAGPTEDEDGCAHWLYHSHIESTVGTNSGLLGPMLICRKGFLRSDGSRRDVDRVFFLMMTVIDENSSHYIEENVRTFVTGNPEDVDLEDGDFLESNLMRSINGYMYGNLPGLDMCSGDRIEWNIFCTGTEVDVHSITFYGNSLNFRGHTEKTISITPAISLNAFMTARNQGTWMLTSDVTTHFWAGMQALYTVNSCGQSPSEPEGLEGDTRRYYIAAVEQEWDYAPTGMNGEHSLTDESRPESTYFSKTGNRIGGVYLKALYREFEDSNFTVQKERTAEEEHLGFLGPVIRAEVGDTIEVVFKNKASRNYSIHAQGVYYNKSNEGALYNDGSTEHDDDMVTPGSTYTYTWLIPEYMTPTDLDGDCATWMYQSQVDPVRDAYSGLIGPILVCKDGSLDGNMERGADAEFFLLFMNMDENWSHYLDHNIMNYIDNPSEVDQTDGDFIESNNMRGINGYLYSNLPGLDVCVGDRVSWHLASFGKESDMHMAVFEQQSLVSNGLRRDLVPLYPGTAQSFSIDEITPGKWSVTCYVATHFEGGTQAAITVDQSCGTYTPIDTPVGEVFYFAAVEMDWNYAPVRYDPVRSQSLDDEDSPGNVFVRRDDHLLGSTYKKAVYRRFEDSSFSQQVTREESWGILGHPIHVEVGDSFQVVFKNMASRSYGFYIHGVQWVNFDEGVEKNGVAPDGTFTFDFVATEGPSDMEAACAPFLYMSLVDLARDAATGLVGPLVVCREGILDDGIRKDVAKELFLFFMVFDENKSWYLDDNIQTLAGKPNEVDKGDPEFQEGNLMHGINGLLYNNLKGLQVSFNQSTEWYLMGLGDEVDLHTVHFHGQTILYRHERQHVADVYELGPGVTAAVRMIADNPGEWLLHCHVNDHILGGMETTFIVNEPEGAGATIVQPITLTLIFLTGLIQAFLLLI; encoded by the exons TTACGAAGCGGATTACGTAATCGCAGGTCCCAACCGGATCGGATCTACGTATAAGAAGGCGGTATATAGAGCCTATACTGACAATACGTACACCACCGAGCTTGATCATCCAGAGCACCTTGGTATACTTGGACCTATGCTTATAGGAGAGGTCGGTGACAGACTGGTTCTACATTTTAAGAATACAGGCTCTTATCCTGCGACAATGCATCCTCATGGTGTTTTCTACAATAAGGATTCTGAAG GTGCCATATATGAGGACAATACAGAAGGGAGCGATAAAGCAGATGATGGTGTCCAACCGGGCGACAGCCACACCTACATATGGGTCGGTAATGAGAGGGCTGGACCCACCGAGGATGAGGATGGCTGTGCTCATTGGCTGTACCACTCACATATCGAAAGTACTGTCGGTACAAACAGTGGACTGCTTGGACCCATGCTCATATGCAGGAAAG GTTTTCTCCGGTCAGATGGCTCGAGAAGAGATGTTGACAGAGTTTTCTTCCTCATGATGACAGTGATAGATGAAAACTCCAGCCATTATATCGAAGAGAATGTTCGTACCTTCGTAACTGGGAATCCTGAAGACGTAGATCTTG AGGATGGTGACTTTCTGGAGAGTAATCTTATGCGTTCCATTAATGGATACATGTACGGAAACCTACCCGGGTTGGATATGTGCTCTGGAGATCGTATTGAATGGAACATATTCTGTACCGGGACAGAAGTTGATGTTCATTCCATCACATTCTATGGGAATAGCCTG AATTTCCGTGGCCACACAGAAAAGACCATCTCAATCACGCCAGCTATCAGCTTAAACGCCTTCATGACAGCTCGGAACCAGGGTACCTGGATGTTGACATCTGACGTCACGACACATTTTTGGG CTGGAATGCAAGCATTGTACACCGTGAATTCTTGTGGGCAGTCTCCATCGGAGCCCGAAGGCCTAGAGGGGGACACTCGGAGGTACTACATAGCAGCCGTGGAGCAGGAATGGGACTACGCTCCGACTGGTATGAATGGAGAACATTCCTTAACAGACGAATCCAG ACCGGAGTCGACGTACTTCTCCAAGACCGGAAACCGTATAGGTGGGGTGTATCTCAAAGCTCTGTACAGAGAATTTGAAGACAGTAATTTTACTGTGCAAAAAGAGAGGACTGCCGAAGAGGAACACCTTGGTTTCCTTGGACCGGTGATTAGGGCAGAAGTGGGCGATACCATAGAGGTCGTCTTCAAGAATAAAGCAAGTCGAAACTATAGCATTCACGCACAAGGCGTGTATTACAACAAGTCCAACGAGGGCGCTCTTTACAACGACGGATCTACTG AGCATGATGATGATATGGTGACTCCAGGATCAACCTACACCTATACATGGCTAATCCCTGAGTACATGACCCCAACGGATCTAGATGGCGATTGTGCCACCTGGATGTATCAATCACAGGTTGACCCTGTCAGGGATGCATACTCTGGCCTGATTGGACCAATTCTGGTCTGTAAGGATGGATCACTAGATGGAAATATGGAG AGAGGTGCTGATGCCGAGTTTTTCCTGCTGTTTATGAATATGGATGAGAACTGGAGTCATTATTTAGACCACAATATTATGAACTACATTGATAATCCAAGTGAGGTCGACCAAACTGATGGTGACTTCATAGAATCTAATAATATGAGAG GTATCAATGGTTATCTCTACTCCAACCTGCCTGGATTAGACGTCTGTGTGGGAGACAGGGTCTCTTGGCATCTTGCATCCTTCGGCAAAGAGAGCGACATGCACATGGCGGTCTTCGAACAACAGTCCCTCGTGTCCAACGGTCTGCGTCGGGATCTGGTGCCTCTCTATCCAGGGACCGCACAGTCTTTCTCTATCGATGAAATTACCCCCG GAAAGTGGTCTGTGACCTGTTATGTAGCCACTCATTTTGAGGGTGGCACCCAAGCTGCCATTACTGTAGACCAGAGCTGCGGTACCTACACACCTATTGATACACCCGTTGGAGAGGTGTTCTACTTTGCTGCTGTAGAGATGGACTGGAACTATGCTCCTGTAAGATATGACCCGGTCAGGAGCCAGTCGTTAGACGATGAAGACAG CCCTGGAAATGTCTTCGTCCGGCGAGATGACCATCTGCTCGGCTCCACCTACAAGAAGGCTGTTTACAGAAGGTTTGAGGACAGTTCCTTCTCACAGCAAGTTACCAGAGAGGAGAGCTGGGGAATCCTGGGACACCCCATCCATGTAGAGGTCGGAGATAGCTTCCAGGTGGTTTTCAAGAATATGGCAAGCCGCTCCTATGGGTTCTACATTCACGGAGTGCAGTGGGTCAACTTTGACGAAGGTGTCGAAAAGAATGGTGTCGCACCCGACGGTACGTTCACGTTCGATTTTGTGGCTACCGAAGGACCGTCTGATATGGAGGCTGCTTGTGCCCCATTTCTATACATGTCTTTGGTCGATCTGGCACGGGACGCTGCCACGGGGCTTGTGGGTCCACTCGTGGTCTGCAGAGAGGGCATCCTGGACGACGGAATAAGGAAAGACGTGGCTAAGGAGCTGTTCTTATTCTTCATGGTGTTTGACGAGAACAAAAGCTGGTACCTCGACGATAACATCCAAACTCTCGCTGGAAAGCCAAATGAGGTGGACAAAGGTGATCCTGAATTTCAGGAGGGTAACCTGATGCATG GAATAAATGGGTTGCTCTATAACAACCTTAAAGGTTTACAAGTGTCGTTTAACCAGTCGACGGAGTGGTACCTGATGGGACTGGGTGATGAAGTCGATCTGCATACCGTTCACTTCCACGGACAGACCATCCTCTACCGTCACGAGAGACAACACGTCGCTGACGTTTACGAATTGGGACCAG GAGTTACAGCTGCAGTGAGAATGATTGCAGATAATCCCGGGGAATGGTTACTCCATTGTCATGTAAATGATCATATTCTGGGAGGCATGGAAACCACCTTTATTGTAAATG AACCAGAAGGCGCAGGGGCTACCATTGTTCAACCAATAACCCTCACACTGATATTTCTTACCGGTCTCATACAAGCATTTCTTTTGTTAATTTAG
- the LOC139974570 gene encoding hephaestin-like protein isoform X3, whose amino-acid sequence MLICRKGFLRSDGSRRDVDRVFFLMMTVIDENSSHYIEENVRTFVTGNPEDVDLEDGDFLESNLMRSINGYMYGNLPGLDMCSGDRIEWNIFCTGTEVDVHSITFYGNSLNFRGHTEKTISITPAISLNAFMTARNQGTWMLTSDVTTHFWAGMQALYTVNSCGQSPSEPEGLEGDTRRYYIAAVEQEWDYAPTGMNGEHSLTDESRPESTYFSKTGNRIGGVYLKALYREFEDSNFTVQKERTAEEEHLGFLGPVIRAEVGDTIEVVFKNKASRNYSIHAQGVYYNKSNEGALYNDGSTEHDDDMVTPGSTYTYTWLIPEYMTPTDLDGDCATWMYQSQVDPVRDAYSGLIGPILVCKDGSLDGNMERGADAEFFLLFMNMDENWSHYLDHNIMNYIDNPSEVDQTDGDFIESNNMRGINGYLYSNLPGLDVCVGDRVSWHLASFGKESDMHMAVFEQQSLVSNGLRRDLVPLYPGTAQSFSIDEITPGKWSVTCYVATHFEGGTQAAITVDQSCGTYTPIDTPVGEVFYFAAVEMDWNYAPVRYDPVRSQSLDDEDSPGNVFVRRDDHLLGSTYKKAVYRRFEDSSFSQQVTREESWGILGHPIHVEVGDSFQVVFKNMASRSYGFYIHGVQWVNFDEGVEKNGVAPDGTFTFDFVATEGPSDMEAACAPFLYMSLVDLARDAATGLVGPLVVCREGILDDGIRKDVAKELFLFFMVFDENKSWYLDDNIQTLAGKPNEVDKGDPEFQEGNLMHGINGLLYNNLKGLQVSFNQSTEWYLMGLGDEVDLHTVHFHGQTILYRHERQHVADVYELGPGVTAAVRMIADNPGEWLLHCHVNDHILGGMETTFIVNEPEGAGATIVQPITLTLIFLTGLIQAFLLLI is encoded by the exons ATGCTCATATGCAGGAAAG GTTTTCTCCGGTCAGATGGCTCGAGAAGAGATGTTGACAGAGTTTTCTTCCTCATGATGACAGTGATAGATGAAAACTCCAGCCATTATATCGAAGAGAATGTTCGTACCTTCGTAACTGGGAATCCTGAAGACGTAGATCTTG AGGATGGTGACTTTCTGGAGAGTAATCTTATGCGTTCCATTAATGGATACATGTACGGAAACCTACCCGGGTTGGATATGTGCTCTGGAGATCGTATTGAATGGAACATATTCTGTACCGGGACAGAAGTTGATGTTCATTCCATCACATTCTATGGGAATAGCCTG AATTTCCGTGGCCACACAGAAAAGACCATCTCAATCACGCCAGCTATCAGCTTAAACGCCTTCATGACAGCTCGGAACCAGGGTACCTGGATGTTGACATCTGACGTCACGACACATTTTTGGG CTGGAATGCAAGCATTGTACACCGTGAATTCTTGTGGGCAGTCTCCATCGGAGCCCGAAGGCCTAGAGGGGGACACTCGGAGGTACTACATAGCAGCCGTGGAGCAGGAATGGGACTACGCTCCGACTGGTATGAATGGAGAACATTCCTTAACAGACGAATCCAG ACCGGAGTCGACGTACTTCTCCAAGACCGGAAACCGTATAGGTGGGGTGTATCTCAAAGCTCTGTACAGAGAATTTGAAGACAGTAATTTTACTGTGCAAAAAGAGAGGACTGCCGAAGAGGAACACCTTGGTTTCCTTGGACCGGTGATTAGGGCAGAAGTGGGCGATACCATAGAGGTCGTCTTCAAGAATAAAGCAAGTCGAAACTATAGCATTCACGCACAAGGCGTGTATTACAACAAGTCCAACGAGGGCGCTCTTTACAACGACGGATCTACTG AGCATGATGATGATATGGTGACTCCAGGATCAACCTACACCTATACATGGCTAATCCCTGAGTACATGACCCCAACGGATCTAGATGGCGATTGTGCCACCTGGATGTATCAATCACAGGTTGACCCTGTCAGGGATGCATACTCTGGCCTGATTGGACCAATTCTGGTCTGTAAGGATGGATCACTAGATGGAAATATGGAG AGAGGTGCTGATGCCGAGTTTTTCCTGCTGTTTATGAATATGGATGAGAACTGGAGTCATTATTTAGACCACAATATTATGAACTACATTGATAATCCAAGTGAGGTCGACCAAACTGATGGTGACTTCATAGAATCTAATAATATGAGAG GTATCAATGGTTATCTCTACTCCAACCTGCCTGGATTAGACGTCTGTGTGGGAGACAGGGTCTCTTGGCATCTTGCATCCTTCGGCAAAGAGAGCGACATGCACATGGCGGTCTTCGAACAACAGTCCCTCGTGTCCAACGGTCTGCGTCGGGATCTGGTGCCTCTCTATCCAGGGACCGCACAGTCTTTCTCTATCGATGAAATTACCCCCG GAAAGTGGTCTGTGACCTGTTATGTAGCCACTCATTTTGAGGGTGGCACCCAAGCTGCCATTACTGTAGACCAGAGCTGCGGTACCTACACACCTATTGATACACCCGTTGGAGAGGTGTTCTACTTTGCTGCTGTAGAGATGGACTGGAACTATGCTCCTGTAAGATATGACCCGGTCAGGAGCCAGTCGTTAGACGATGAAGACAG CCCTGGAAATGTCTTCGTCCGGCGAGATGACCATCTGCTCGGCTCCACCTACAAGAAGGCTGTTTACAGAAGGTTTGAGGACAGTTCCTTCTCACAGCAAGTTACCAGAGAGGAGAGCTGGGGAATCCTGGGACACCCCATCCATGTAGAGGTCGGAGATAGCTTCCAGGTGGTTTTCAAGAATATGGCAAGCCGCTCCTATGGGTTCTACATTCACGGAGTGCAGTGGGTCAACTTTGACGAAGGTGTCGAAAAGAATGGTGTCGCACCCGACGGTACGTTCACGTTCGATTTTGTGGCTACCGAAGGACCGTCTGATATGGAGGCTGCTTGTGCCCCATTTCTATACATGTCTTTGGTCGATCTGGCACGGGACGCTGCCACGGGGCTTGTGGGTCCACTCGTGGTCTGCAGAGAGGGCATCCTGGACGACGGAATAAGGAAAGACGTGGCTAAGGAGCTGTTCTTATTCTTCATGGTGTTTGACGAGAACAAAAGCTGGTACCTCGACGATAACATCCAAACTCTCGCTGGAAAGCCAAATGAGGTGGACAAAGGTGATCCTGAATTTCAGGAGGGTAACCTGATGCATG GAATAAATGGGTTGCTCTATAACAACCTTAAAGGTTTACAAGTGTCGTTTAACCAGTCGACGGAGTGGTACCTGATGGGACTGGGTGATGAAGTCGATCTGCATACCGTTCACTTCCACGGACAGACCATCCTCTACCGTCACGAGAGACAACACGTCGCTGACGTTTACGAATTGGGACCAG GAGTTACAGCTGCAGTGAGAATGATTGCAGATAATCCCGGGGAATGGTTACTCCATTGTCATGTAAATGATCATATTCTGGGAGGCATGGAAACCACCTTTATTGTAAATG AACCAGAAGGCGCAGGGGCTACCATTGTTCAACCAATAACCCTCACACTGATATTTCTTACCGGTCTCATACAAGCATTTCTTTTGTTAATTTAG
- the LOC139974578 gene encoding EEF1A lysine methyltransferase 1-like: MVFHRRENLVGKNCLKLSELRPVKVLHLKMSSDSDDETPQLSIHALCALQEFLSEQQEIESESKQRKAARVGGFQEDWQLSQFWYNDDTAEVLAKEALHIAGPKGRIACLSSPTLFQKLCQMKADPTVVLFEYDKRFDAYGEDFVFYDFNEPLSLPKHIAEHSFDLVVGDPPFLQDRCLGLFSQTMKFLAKEKMILCTGSIMEAAVKRLLNMDMCKFKPKHARNLANEFSCYSNYPTRFLNEDT, translated from the exons ATGGTGTTTCACCGGCGTGAGAACTTGGTCGGAAAAAATTGTCTAAAGTTATCGGAATTAAGGCCTGTGAAG GTCCTCCATCTCAAAATGAGCAGCGACAGTGATGATGAGACTCCACAGCTCTCTATCCATGCACTCTGTGCACTACAAGAGTTCCTATCAGAGCAACAAGAAATTGAGAGTGAAAGCAAGCAGCGGAAAGCTGCCAGAGTTGGTGGATTCCAAGAAGATTGG CAACTGTCCCAATTTTGGTACAATGACGATACTGCTGAAGTTCTGGCTAAAGAAGCACTCCATATAGCTGGACCAAAGGGAAG GATTGCCTGCCTGTCATCACCAACACTCTTTCAGAAGTTGTGTCAGATGAAGGCAGATCCGACTGTGGTACTCTTCGAGTACGACAAACGATTTGACGCCTACGGGGAAGATTTCGTATTTTACGACTTCAATGAACCTCTCAGCTTACCGAAGCATATagcggaacattcgtttgatcttGTGGTGGGCGATCCACCATTTCTTCAAGATAGGTGCTTGGGACTTTTTTCTCAAACGATGAAATTTTTGGCCAAAGAGAAGATGATACTTTGCACAG GTTCGATCATGGAAGCTGCGGTGAAGAGGCTTCTAAATATGGACATGTGCAAGTTTAAACCTAAACATGCCAGGAATTTGGCCAATGAATTCAGCTGCTATTCAAACTATCCAACCAGGTTTCTTAATGAGGATACATGA